The genomic window GGTAGGCAAAGGTTTTCCCAGTCCCTGTTGGAGCTTCTATTAGTTTTACTCCACCTTCTTCAATGAGCTCCTCCATCAGGGTTATGAATTCTTCCTGAGAGCTTCTTCTCTCGTATCCTTTGTTAATCAGGTATTCATAGAAGGAGTTACCACCCATTACAGGACCTTGATGTAACCGAAACCGTTTGTTTGGAGTCTTCCCACGCTTGCAACCCCTGAAGGGACTATCTTAACAAACTCAAAGAAGTTCTCATATTTGAGTTTTAAACTCCTTATGGTTATGTCACATATATAAAACTCAACCTCAAACTGGGCGAGGTAGGCTAATCTTTCACGGGCACGCTTCAGGTCAACCTTTTCCTTTTCCCACCGCGTTCCTTTATGGGTCTTCATGAAGAACTTGACCCCTACGCCGTTCGCAACGAGGACGAGCTTTATCCTGAAGGGGTCAAAGTCGTAGGCTGAAAGATGGTTTCTCACATTGTCCAGCATTCCGTGGAACCTGTTTTCCTGAGGAAAGTCACAGTGGTATACGACGGCGTCCTCTGTTTCCTTTTTTGGAAGCTCATCAAGGGTTAACCTTGGAAGTGAGACTTTCTCCTCCTGAGCAAACACGCTTCCGGTTACCAGTGGTACCGATAGGCTTAAAGCTCCAAGCTTAAAAAATTCCCTTCTGTCCATAGCACACCCCCTTTACAGCTTTTAATTTATTTTTTGATGTTAATTAAGATAGCACTTCTCCTCATAATTTTCTTCTCCCTCTCCTACTCCGTTGAATTGAGAGTCCAGGCTTTTGGAGGGGTTGTGTATAACCTTCCGACTCCCCTGCTCATAAAACAGGCTGGTTATGAGGAGATAGACCTGACCGCAAGGTATGAAACTAGACCCTTTGAAACCTCACCTGCCCCTTACTATGTGGTGAGGGGAGGGGTATGGGAAGGAGGAAAGGCATGGGAGATTGAGCTTATTCACTCAAAGCTGTATTTGAAGAACAAACCTGCCGAAGTTCAGGAGTTTCAAATAACTTACGGGTATAACTACCTGTTGCTCAACAGGGCATGGGAGACAGGGTCTTTTATATGGAGAGTAGGAGGTGGGGTGGTTATTACCCACCCATCAAGTGTCGTGAGGGGAAAGGAAAACGAGTACGTTCGCTACGACATTTCTGGGGTAGGAATCCAGGTGGGTGTTGAGAGGGTCTTATTAAGAGGTAGAAACTTTATCGTGTCGGTAGAGGCTAAACTTAGCTCAGCCTACGCGGAGGTACCTATTGCAGCTGGGTACGCTGTGGTTCCTAACCTTGCCGTCCATGGCATACTGGGCATAGGTTTTGGTTTTTAAAAAAAGAAAAGGAGGGGCGGGGAGCCATGGAGGGGAGGGGTCAGCAGCTTTCGCAGGAGGCAAACTTTTTCTTAGCCTCTATTGCCTTCTGGGCAGTCTCAGGGTCGTAAGCTTTACCCTGCCAGAGCATGTTGTAGGCTATCTCTTCGTTCCCGTTCTCACATAGCTCAAGGACCCTCTCAAAAAGCTTCTGGAATTCAGGGCTTTGGTGGGATTTCTCGTGCTGTTCAAAGGAAGTCCAAAAGGTGACTATCAGAGCTTCCCTGTCTTTGAGGGGTGATACCTCCTTATCTTCAACCGTTGAACCTTCCTTGGAAATCATACCTGCGTTCATCAGAACGAAACCACCTATGAAACCATCTATAGAATGGAAGGTCTTTACGTGCTCACACAGCTCGGCATCCCTTTCTTCAAGGTCTTCTACCGTATAATCAGGCTTTAAAATAACCCTGTTTATTGTTACAACCCCATCCGGGGGAAATTCCTTTATCAGTGCCATCGTTGCTCACCTCCTTTTATATAAGGATATTCATATATAAGAAAACTATTATGATTTCTGTCAAATACGGGAAGAGCTTACATAAAAACCGGTTTTGGGAATATAATTAAAGACACTATGAAAAAGTATGAGGGAGAGCTTAGGGCTGAAGGTATAAGGTTTGCTATAGTAGCCGCAAGGTTCAATCACCTACTTGTTGATAGGCTTGTTGAAGGTGCAATAGACTGCATCCTCAGACACGGTGGAAGTGAAGACAACATTGAGTTGGCAAGAGTTCCCGGTTCATGGGAGATACCCGTAGCCGTTAAGAAATTTTTGGAAAGGGAGGATATAGATGCCGTTATAGCTCTGGGTGTTCTTGTAAGGGGAAGCACACCCCACTTTGATTACATCGCCGCTGAGGTCTCAAAGGGTATAGCTAACCTTTCCATAGATACAGGTAAACCCGTCTCCTTCGGGGTGGTCACAGCGGACACTCTTGAGCAGGCGATAGAAAGAGCCGGCACAAAGATGGGTAATAAGGGATGGGAGGCTGCCTTATCTGCCATAGAGATGGCAAACCTCTTCAAGAAACTTGGGTAGACCATGCGTTTCAGAAAAAAGGCAAGAGAGAACGGTCTTATAGTGCTTTACCGATGGGACATAAGGGGGGATTCTATAGAGAAAGTGCTTGAAGAGTACCTGGAAGAAAAGGGTATAAAGAACGATGAGGTTATTGACTACACAAAGAAGTTGCTGTCAACGGTAAAGGATAGACTTACCCAGATAGATTCTCTTATATCTGAATACTCTGAAGGCTGGAGCTTGGATAGGCTTGGTTACATAGAGAGAAACGCCCTGAGGCTTGGCGTTGCAGAACTGCTGTATATGAATCCTCCAGACCCCGGCAGGGCTTTCAACGATTACATAGACCTCGTCAAGAGATATGCAGACGGCAAAGCGGCTAAGTTTGTGAACGGCATACTTTCAGGCATATACAAGGACTACAAAGCTACCTCTTCAGCGAAAAGAGCAGGTTGAGAAGAAGAGTCAGCAAGATGCTCAATATTATTGAGGTAACTATAGGAAAGTAGAATACGAAGTTGTCTCGCTTTAAAACTATATCTCCCGGTAACTTCCCGAGACCAAAGGGTAGCTTCTCAAAGAAGATAAGCAGGAGTCCCAAGAGGACCATCAGAACCCCGAAAAGAACGAGCATCTTCCCGGCATCCGACATATTCATAGTTTACAACGCTCCCTTACCAGTCTGTTGAAAACTTCCCCCCTTTCAATGTAACTCGTGAACATATCAAAGGAGGAACATCCGGGTGAAAAGAGGATGAAGTCTCCGGGCTTTGCAACTTCAAGGGCTTTATTTACCGCATCCTCCAGAGAGTTCATCAAGGTTATGCAAGACCCCCCGCCAAAGGCGGCTTTCATGAGCTCTTTAGTTTCACCTATTAGGAAGGCAAACTTAACCTTTCTCTGAACAAGCTCCCTTAAAGGCTCAAAATCAGCCCCCTTATCTTTCCCTCCAGCTATCAGGATTACACTATCGTCAGGGAAACTTTCCAGGGCAGCTCTGAGGGCGTTGGGTGTTGTTGACTTGGAATCGTTGTATATCTCTACTCCTGTCCATTTCCCGACGAATTCCATCCTGAAAGGCAATCCCTTGAATTCCCTTAAAGTATCCCTTATGCTATCAACGCCTACACCTTTCAGAAGGGCTATGATAGACGCCACCAGAGCGTTTCTAAAATTATGCTCCCCTTTAAGGTTCAGGTCTGAAAGCTCAAAGAGTTTTTCTCCTTCAAAGTAAGCTACTCCCTTAGCTAACTGAACGTTTTTTTCCAGGAGTATTTTTTTTGCGTACGTGGGCGTGCCTGTCACCTCCTCCTGAGCTGAGCCTGCTATAAAGAAATCTTCATGGCTTTGCCTCAGGAATATATTTTGCTTGCTTTTAAGGTAATCTTCTAAACTCGGATGCCAGTCAAGGTGGTCCTCGTAGAAGTTCAGGAATGCACCTACCTTGGGCTTAAAGGTTGTAAGCGTCTTTCCCTGAAAGGATGAGACCTCTACCACTGCGGTGGCTGAAGGGTTTCTTAAGGCTATTTCAGAAAGGGGGGTGCCTATGTTACCAGCCTCATATACCTGAGGAAACCTCCTTGACAACATAAGATAGGTGAGCGTGGTAGTTGTTGATTTCCCGTCTGTCCCAGTTATGGCTATTACTTCTCCCTCAAAGAATCTGTAAGCAAGTTCAAGCTCTCCTATTACCTCTATCCCTTTCCTTATAGCTTCTCTCCAGAGTGGATGCCTCGGTGGTATCCCGGGAGAGAGAACGAGGGTATCAACCTCACCTATAAGCTCCTCCCATCTGTCCCCTCTGGCATCATCACCGCAGAATACCGTAACGCCTTTACTTTCAAGAAGTTTGACCGCTGCCTGCCCGCTTTTCCCAAGACCCCATACCAGAACCCTTTTCATGCTCACATCATCTCCGAGGTTGTAGGTTCAACTTTAGATTTAAGAAGCTTATAGGCGTAGTCTTCGTCAAGGTAAAGATGCTTTGCCATTCCTGATGCCATTAATCTCATATAGTAATCCCTTTCATAAGGGGGAACTATCTTTAAAGACTCAACGTAGGCTTCTAACTCCTTATATACCCACCACTTTTTCCTTATACCGAAGGTGAGCTTTTCTACAAGGTTCTGTTTTATGTGGGTAAGCTCATGGGCTATGGTTATCTCTTTCTCCCATCCGCTCAAATGCCTGTTTACCTCTATCCTGAAGGTAAATGCCCGTCCCCAGTCTTCCATCTCTTTATACTCTACTAAAACCGGAAATATCTTCCACACAAACCGAATCTCATAGTTTTTGAAGAGTTTCAGCCTTCTTATCTTGTAGGGTTTGTAACCCATGTAGTTTTATTAACGTTTCCAAAACCACCTTCCTGACATGAATATGGAGGCGACGGGCGGATTTGAACCGCCGTAAAAGGGATTTGCAGTCCCTCGCCTAGCCGCTCGGCCACGTCGCCTATCACTTAAAAGTTATGCCTTTTTATGGAGCGGGCGACGGGACTTGAACCCGCGACCTGCTGCATGGCAAGCAGCCGCTCTACCACTGAGCTACACCCGCTAGGGTATATATTATAACCTTCCTTTGTAAGAATTCTACGGTCTGTAAAGGTTAAAATTTTCCTATGCGGGTAACGGTAATAGGAGGAGGATACGTAGGTCTTGTCACAGGAGCTTGTTTTTCCCATTTGGGGAATGAGGTTCTAATAGTTGAAAAGGTCCCTGAAAAGGTGGAAAAACTCAGAAGGGGTGAGAGTCCCATATACGAGCCAGGACTTGATGAACTCTTGAAGGAGGGTATTGAGGGAGGAAGTCTTAGGTTTACAACAGATATAGAGGAAGGTGTAAACTTCTCGGACGTTGTCTTCATATGTGTGGGAACACCTTCTTTACCTGATGGTTCTGCTGACCTTTCGCAGGTTGAGGAAGTTGCAAGACTTACCGCCAAAAGCATGAAGTCTTATAAGCTTCTTGTTGAGAAGTCAACGGTTCCGGTCAATACCCACCAGCTTGTAAAGAAGACTGTTCAGAGGTATCTAGGAAGAGATATCCCCTTTGACGTTGCTTCAAATCCGGAATTCCTCAGAGAGGGTTCCGCCGTTTATGATTTTCTTAATCCGGACAGAATAGTGGTTGGTGTTGAAGGTGACAAAGCCAGGGAGATAATGGAAGAACTATACAGACCATTAACCGAGAGGGGTTTCCCTCTTCTGGTCACTGACCCGGCAACGGCTGAGCTTATAAAACACGCCTCCAACTCCTTCCTTGCTATGAAGATATCCTTCATAAATATGGTGGCAGACCTGTGTGAGAGAACCGGAGCGGATATAGAGCTTGTTGCGGAAGGCATGGGCTACGATAAACGAATCGGCAGAGCTTTCCTTAACGCAGGTATAGGCTATGGGGGTTCCTGTTTTCCAAAGGATGTTAAAGCTTTTATCAAGATAGCGGAGGACGTGGGACTTGACTTTGGACTACTCAGGGAGGTTGAAAAGATAAACTCGGAGAGGATAGGAAGGTTCATTGAGAAGGTGCTCAATGCCCTGTGGACCCTGAAGGATAAAAAGATAGCCGTTTGGGGGCTTGCCTTCAAACCCAACACAGACGATATAAGGGAAGCCCCTTCCCTTAAGCTGATTCCTGAGCTTCTAAAGAAGGGAGCAAGGATAAGAGCTTACGACCCTAAGGCTATGGAGAACTTCAGCAGGGTTTTCCTGCCTGGAGATGACCTCATGTACGTCCAGGATAAGTACGAAGCTGTGAAGGGAGCTGAAGCCCTTTTGATACTCACAGAGTGGGAAGAGTTTGCCAAGGCTGACATGGAAAAGGTCAGGGAACTCATGGAGCTTCCAATAGTGGTTGATGGTAGAAACGTATTCAAGCCTAACCACATGAGAGCTCTTGGTTTTGAGTATTACTCTATCGGTAGGAGCTGAAGATGTCTTCGTGGGTAGAAGAGTGTTTATTAAACCACTGTTCTAGGTCTTCGTAATCGTACTCCCCGTCCTTTGTAAAGACTTGCTCAAACTCGTCAAAGCTCATCCCCTCAAGTATGGCGAGTATATAAAACCTCACGCCCGGTTCATCACTCGGGTTCATCTTGTAAACCTCTTTAAATATCTTCAGTGCCTTTTCCAGCTCACCAACTTCCCAGTAGAAAACCCCCATGCTTATAAGCGCCTTTATCAGATGTCTGTTTGTAGGATATTTCCACTCAAGCCTGTCAGGTAGCTTGTTCTCTTCGGATATAAGTTCAATAGCTCTTCTGTAAGCTTCCTCAAGGATACCTTCCGCATCCTTTACCCTTCCTTCCATCTCGTATATCTCGTTGAGAAATACATAAGGTTCAAGGTAGTATGGGTCTCTTTCTATAAGTTTTTTGAGAAATTCTTTGAGCTCTTCTATCCTTCCCTCCTTAAAGAGCTCCTTTGCTTTTTCAAAATCCTTTGAGGTTTCCCTCTCTATATCCACGAATTCTCTCATGGGTATGAATTTTAATCGTTAATTAGGGTCAATCCATGAGCTTTTTCAAGTGCCCTCTCGTATTCTTCCCTTGACACTCTCCTTGCAAGCTCAGGATATTCCTTAGCCCTGTAGAAGGGGAAGTACTGATCCATCACGTTCACCGCAAGCTCAGGGTCTATACTTCTCAGAAAGTCCATAACCTCCTTTGTTGTAGATATATCGTTGGGTAGAACGAGGTGCCTCACTATCAGTCCACTGACAGCTATTCCCCGCTCGTCGGTCTTCAGGTTTCTCACCTGCCTGTAGAATTCCCTTATAGCCTCCTTGGCGTGTTTTGGGTAGTCCTTGACCTTGGAGTACTTCCTTCCGAACTCTCTGCTTAAATACTTCAAGTCGGCGAGGTATATGTCCACTATCCCGTCCAAGAGTTTGAGGGACTCCAAGGAATCAAAGGAGGAGGTGTTGTAAACGAGGGGTATCCTAAGACCCTTCTCCACCGCTATAAGGAGAGCTTCCAGTATCTGGGGCACCACGTGAGAGGGAGACACGAGGTTTATATTGTGGCATCCCATGTCTTGGAGTTCCAACATCATATCGGCGAGCTCTTCAGGTTTAGCCTCTCTCCCCTCTCCGAAGTGGCTTATTTCATAGTTCTGACAGTAAACACACCTCATGTTGCAATAGGAGAAGAATATTGTTCCGCTGCCCCTGTAGCCCCTTATGGGAAACTCCTCACCCCTGTGGGGAAAGTATGAAGAGACAACCGCATACCTTCCCGTCTTGCAGTATCCAAGCTCGTTCTCAAGTCTGTTCACCTCGCAGTTGTGGGGACAGACTCGGCAGGAGAGGAGCATCTCCTTAGCCTTCTCAACCCTTTCCCTTAACTCTCCGCTTTCGTAGAGGTTGAGGTAGGAGGGATACCTCATAGGTATAATTTCTTTTCCTCTCAGAGTCTTTCAATGAGCTCCTTCACCCTCCTCTCTATCTCGTCCCTGACCCACCTGAAGGCGTATAGACCCTTACCGGCGGGGTCGGGAATGCCCCAGTGTTCTGTCTTGGCTCCCGGCACCACAGGACACTCGTTCTTTGCCGAATCGCAGAGGGTTATAACGAGGTCAAGCTCGTTAACGGGTATCTCCTCAAGGCTCTTTGAATACTGGTCGGATATGTCTATCCCCACCTCCTTCATGACCTCTACGGCAAGCCTGTGGACGTAGCCCGCCGGTTTGGAGCCTGCCGAGTAAACCTCTATGTCTTTTCCCATCTCCTTGGCAAAGTACTTAGCAAACCCCTCCGCTATCTGGCTCCTCGCCGAGTTTCCCGTGCATATAAAGGCTATTTTCATGGCTTGATACCTCTTGTGAGGGACTCTATCTTTATCACAATGGAACTTGAGAAACTAAGGAAATTTTACTACGCCCTTTCCGACGAGGTAAGATTGAAGATAATCTCCTTGCTCTCCAAGAAAGGTGAGCTATGCGTGTGTGAGCTTCAGTCATTCTTCGGCATATCCCAACCCAACCTCTCCTTTCATCTAAGGGTTCTAAAGGAGGCGAACCTCGTAAGGACCCAAAGGAGAGGTAAGTGGGTATATTACAGACTGAACGAGGACAATGAGCTCTTGAGAGCGAACCTGAAGTTCATAAACTCCCTTGGGCTTGAGGTTCCTGAAGAGACCGCCTGCGAGCTTACTTGACCACCATCATATAAAAAATTTTTTATATAATTAAATCCTATAGGAGGTTGCCATGAAAAAGGTTCAGGTTATAAGTGCGTCAAACTGCAAGAACTGCGAAATTCTATACGATGTGGTCTCAAAAATCGTGAAGGCTAAGGGGATTGATGCGGAGGTTGAGAAGGTCCTTGACGTAAAAGAGGTTGTGAAGTTCGGTGTTATGACAACTCCCCTGCTCGTTGTGGACGGAGAACTCAAGCACGCCGGGACTCCCCTGCCTTCCCCGCAGGAGATTGAGGAAATGATAGGTGGATAGGTGATGTTTTGGATTTACGAAAGGCTCGCCGACCTTATTGTCTACAATCTCCTGAACCTTCAACAGGGTGAGAGGCTTGCGGAGGCTCTTCACTTCTTCATATACGACACCCTGAAGATATTTACCCTCCTCTTCCTCGTGATATTCTTCATGTCCCTTGTAAGGAGCTACTTCCCCCTTGAGAGGACGAGGAGGATAATCTCCCGTCATAAGAAGCTTGCCCTTCCCCTTTCAGCCTTCCTCGGAGTTCTGACGCCCTTCTGCTCCTGCTCAGCCGTCCCCATGTTCATAGGCTTCGTGGAGGCAGGCATACCCTTAGAGGCGACCTTTACCTTCCTGGTGGCTTCCCCGACGGTGAACGAGATGGCTTTGGGACTTTTGCTCTCCCTCTTTGGTCTTAAGGTTGCTCTCCTCTACATAGGTCTGGGTATAGCGGTCGCCGTCTTTTCGGGATACCTGATAGGGAAGGCAAACCCGAGGAGTCTGATAGAGGACTACGTCTTTCAGGTTCAGATGGGTGAGAGCGAGGTAAAGGATATAAGCTTTAAGGAGAGACTCAAACTCTCCCTTGAAAGTGTCAGGGAGATAGTGGGAAAGGTCTGGATATACATACTTATAGCTATAGGGATAGGGAGCTTTATCCACGGATACGTTCCCCAGGACCTGATTGAAAAGGTGGCTAAGGCTTCAGGTATATTCGGAGTTCCTCTGGCGGTGGTCATGGGAATTCCCCTTTACTCCAACGCCGCAGGTGTCCTTCCGGTAATCCAGCCTTTAATAGATAAAGGAGTTCCAATAGGAACAGCCCTCGCCTTCATGATGTCTGTTACCGCCCTCTCCCTGCCAGAGTTCCTGATACTGAAGCAGATAATGAAGGTAAAGCTCATAGCTATATTCGCAGGTGTCGTCGGAACGTCCATAATCGTAGCCGGCTACATCTTCAATCTCGTTCTCTAATATACTCTTCTCTATGAAGGTTCAGTTTCTAAAGTCCACCGTGAGGGAGTTCCCCCCTGCGGACAAACCCGAGGTCGTCTTCGTTGGGCGCTCCAACGTGGGGAAGTCCTCTCTGATAAACATGGTCACGGGAAGGAATATAGCTCGTGTCAGCAAGGAGCCGGGAAGGACGAGGACCATAAACTACTTCCTTCTTGAGGATAGCGTCTATCTCGTGGACGTCCCCGGTTACGGCTTTGCGAGGGTTCCCAAGGAGGAGCAGGAAAGGTGGAAGAGCATGATGGAGAACTACTTCCGGGAGAGGAAGGAGAACATAAAGATGGTTTTCGTCCTGATAGACGCCGTTGCCGGCGTGCAGAAACTTGACGAACAGATGTTAGAGTGGCTCCAATTTATAGGAGTTCCTTTTACCGTGGTTCTTACAAAGACTGACAAGGCTAAGCAGAAGGAGCTCTCAAGAACTCTGAAGCAGGTGAAGGGCTACGTCGGTGAGACCGCAATTGTTATGAGCTCTGCCAAAGAAGGGAAAGGGAAGAAGGAGATACTTAGCAGGATATTCTCCTGAAAGCTGTATAATCCTTACATGATGGAAGTTCGCTCAACTACCATTCTGGCTGTAAGGAAAAACGGGGAAACCGTTATAGGTGGCGATGGGCAGGTCACTGTGGGAAGCTCCGTTATAAAGCACTCAGCTCGGAAGATAAGGAGACTATACAAGGACCAGGTTGTCGTGGGTTTTGCAGGAAGTGCTGCCGACGGACTTGCCCTGATGGAGAGACTTGAGCAGAAGCTGGAAGAGTTCAGGGGTAACCTTCTCAGAGCCTCAGTGGAACTTGCAAAGGACTGGAGGATGGACAAGTATCTCAGGAGGCTTGAAGCCCTTATGCTTGCAGTTGACAAAGAGCACATGCTTCTTATATCTGGCAACGGGGACATAATAGAACCGGATGAGCCGGTGTTGGGCATAGGTTCTGGAGGAGACTTCGCGCGTTCAGCAGCCCTGGCTCTTTACAGGAACACCAACATGAGTGCTGAGGATATAGTTAAAGAATCTCTCAGGATAGCCTCCGAGATATGCGTTTACACCAACTCAAACATAGTTATTGAGAAGCTTTAGGTACATATAAAAGACCGAGAGTTCCGCCCCATATCAGATGTAGCAGGAAGAGGGAGATATGATCCTTGAGGGGTATATTTAAAAACTCTTTCATGAATTTGGCACCGCCGTAGGCGGTAATTACAAGTACAAAGAGGACAATTAAGTGCCACACTGCACCGAAGGTTAAGCCTTTGAACAGTCCATTTTTAGGAGGAACGAGGCGGTAAACCTGAGGATGAA from Hydrogenivirga caldilitoris includes these protein-coding regions:
- a CDS encoding DsrE family protein, giving the protein MDRREFFKLGALSLSVPLVTGSVFAQEEKVSLPRLTLDELPKKETEDAVVYHCDFPQENRFHGMLDNVRNHLSAYDFDPFRIKLVLVANGVGVKFFMKTHKGTRWEKEKVDLKRARERLAYLAQFEVEFYICDITIRSLKLKYENFFEFVKIVPSGVASVGRLQTNGFGYIKVL
- a CDS encoding antibiotic biosynthesis monooxygenase family protein, producing MALIKEFPPDGVVTINRVILKPDYTVEDLEERDAELCEHVKTFHSIDGFIGGFVLMNAGMISKEGSTVEDKEVSPLKDREALIVTFWTSFEQHEKSHQSPEFQKLFERVLELCENGNEEIAYNMLWQGKAYDPETAQKAIEAKKKFASCESC
- the ribH gene encoding 6,7-dimethyl-8-ribityllumazine synthase, which encodes MKKYEGELRAEGIRFAIVAARFNHLLVDRLVEGAIDCILRHGGSEDNIELARVPGSWEIPVAVKKFLEREDIDAVIALGVLVRGSTPHFDYIAAEVSKGIANLSIDTGKPVSFGVVTADTLEQAIERAGTKMGNKGWEAALSAIEMANLFKKLG
- the nusB gene encoding transcription antitermination factor NusB encodes the protein MRFRKKARENGLIVLYRWDIRGDSIEKVLEEYLEEKGIKNDEVIDYTKKLLSTVKDRLTQIDSLISEYSEGWSLDRLGYIERNALRLGVAELLYMNPPDPGRAFNDYIDLVKRYADGKAAKFVNGILSGIYKDYKATSSAKRAG
- a CDS encoding DUF2905 domain-containing protein, encoding MSDAGKMLVLFGVLMVLLGLLLIFFEKLPFGLGKLPGDIVLKRDNFVFYFPIVTSIILSILLTLLLNLLFSLKR
- the murD gene encoding UDP-N-acetylmuramoyl-L-alanine--D-glutamate ligase, with protein sequence MKRVLVWGLGKSGQAAVKLLESKGVTVFCGDDARGDRWEELIGEVDTLVLSPGIPPRHPLWREAIRKGIEVIGELELAYRFFEGEVIAITGTDGKSTTTTLTYLMLSRRFPQVYEAGNIGTPLSEIALRNPSATAVVEVSSFQGKTLTTFKPKVGAFLNFYEDHLDWHPSLEDYLKSKQNIFLRQSHEDFFIAGSAQEEVTGTPTYAKKILLEKNVQLAKGVAYFEGEKLFELSDLNLKGEHNFRNALVASIIALLKGVGVDSIRDTLREFKGLPFRMEFVGKWTGVEIYNDSKSTTPNALRAALESFPDDSVILIAGGKDKGADFEPLRELVQRKVKFAFLIGETKELMKAAFGGGSCITLMNSLEDAVNKALEVAKPGDFILFSPGCSSFDMFTSYIERGEVFNRLVRERCKL
- a CDS encoding UDP-glucose dehydrogenase family protein; its protein translation is MRVTVIGGGYVGLVTGACFSHLGNEVLIVEKVPEKVEKLRRGESPIYEPGLDELLKEGIEGGSLRFTTDIEEGVNFSDVVFICVGTPSLPDGSADLSQVEEVARLTAKSMKSYKLLVEKSTVPVNTHQLVKKTVQRYLGRDIPFDVASNPEFLREGSAVYDFLNPDRIVVGVEGDKAREIMEELYRPLTERGFPLLVTDPATAELIKHASNSFLAMKISFINMVADLCERTGADIELVAEGMGYDKRIGRAFLNAGIGYGGSCFPKDVKAFIKIAEDVGLDFGLLREVEKINSERIGRFIEKVLNALWTLKDKKIAVWGLAFKPNTDDIREAPSLKLIPELLKKGARIRAYDPKAMENFSRVFLPGDDLMYVQDKYEAVKGAEALLILTEWEEFAKADMEKVRELMELPIVVDGRNVFKPNHMRALGFEYYSIGRS
- a CDS encoding tetratricopeptide repeat protein, whose protein sequence is MREFVDIERETSKDFEKAKELFKEGRIEELKEFLKKLIERDPYYLEPYVFLNEIYEMEGRVKDAEGILEEAYRRAIELISEENKLPDRLEWKYPTNRHLIKALISMGVFYWEVGELEKALKIFKEVYKMNPSDEPGVRFYILAILEGMSFDEFEQVFTKDGEYDYEDLEQWFNKHSSTHEDIFSSYR
- a CDS encoding radical SAM protein, which gives rise to MRYPSYLNLYESGELRERVEKAKEMLLSCRVCPHNCEVNRLENELGYCKTGRYAVVSSYFPHRGEEFPIRGYRGSGTIFFSYCNMRCVYCQNYEISHFGEGREAKPEELADMMLELQDMGCHNINLVSPSHVVPQILEALLIAVEKGLRIPLVYNTSSFDSLESLKLLDGIVDIYLADLKYLSREFGRKYSKVKDYPKHAKEAIREFYRQVRNLKTDERGIAVSGLIVRHLVLPNDISTTKEVMDFLRSIDPELAVNVMDQYFPFYRAKEYPELARRVSREEYERALEKAHGLTLIND
- a CDS encoding arsenate reductase ArsC; the encoded protein is MKIAFICTGNSARSQIAEGFAKYFAKEMGKDIEVYSAGSKPAGYVHRLAVEVMKEVGIDISDQYSKSLEEIPVNELDLVITLCDSAKNECPVVPGAKTEHWGIPDPAGKGLYAFRWVRDEIERRVKELIERL
- a CDS encoding ArsR/SmtB family transcription factor, whose product is MIPLVRDSIFITMELEKLRKFYYALSDEVRLKIISLLSKKGELCVCELQSFFGISQPNLSFHLRVLKEANLVRTQRRGKWVYYRLNEDNELLRANLKFINSLGLEVPEETACELT
- a CDS encoding thioredoxin family protein, with amino-acid sequence MKKVQVISASNCKNCEILYDVVSKIVKAKGIDAEVEKVLDVKEVVKFGVMTTPLLVVDGELKHAGTPLPSPQEIEEMIGG
- a CDS encoding permease; its protein translation is MFWIYERLADLIVYNLLNLQQGERLAEALHFFIYDTLKIFTLLFLVIFFMSLVRSYFPLERTRRIISRHKKLALPLSAFLGVLTPFCSCSAVPMFIGFVEAGIPLEATFTFLVASPTVNEMALGLLLSLFGLKVALLYIGLGIAVAVFSGYLIGKANPRSLIEDYVFQVQMGESEVKDISFKERLKLSLESVREIVGKVWIYILIAIGIGSFIHGYVPQDLIEKVAKASGIFGVPLAVVMGIPLYSNAAGVLPVIQPLIDKGVPIGTALAFMMSVTALSLPEFLILKQIMKVKLIAIFAGVVGTSIIVAGYIFNLVL
- the yihA gene encoding ribosome biogenesis GTP-binding protein YihA/YsxC, whose amino-acid sequence is MKVQFLKSTVREFPPADKPEVVFVGRSNVGKSSLINMVTGRNIARVSKEPGRTRTINYFLLEDSVYLVDVPGYGFARVPKEEQERWKSMMENYFRERKENIKMVFVLIDAVAGVQKLDEQMLEWLQFIGVPFTVVLTKTDKAKQKELSRTLKQVKGYVGETAIVMSSAKEGKGKKEILSRIFS
- the hslV gene encoding ATP-dependent protease subunit HslV; the encoded protein is MMEVRSTTILAVRKNGETVIGGDGQVTVGSSVIKHSARKIRRLYKDQVVVGFAGSAADGLALMERLEQKLEEFRGNLLRASVELAKDWRMDKYLRRLEALMLAVDKEHMLLISGNGDIIEPDEPVLGIGSGGDFARSAALALYRNTNMSAEDIVKESLRIASEICVYTNSNIVIEKL